The Prevotella sp. E9-3 genome has a window encoding:
- a CDS encoding RagB/SusD family nutrient uptake outer membrane protein → MKAKHYIFLLPAAFAVILTSCMDDYEPLPADEFTTDYLFSTTDSLGTQARQYLNSIYDIMENGHNRVGGDYLDASTDDAVSIDMDGEPDVLRLATGRYTASNRVNSDMRWGEYYTGIRKVNVLISGIDRVPYRATYRNALGQTRNLGVSFKAEARFLRAWFYFQLLRRYGGVPIVGDKVFDLNDDMELPRNTFAECVDYIVKELDDIQDSLRSVGTLTNLAEFAHTPTKQACQALKSRLLLYAASPLFNGNTVEAGNPLVGYPDYDANRWKVAADAARDFINGAGHKGKDSITLTDDVRDVFLNFYSYGSNPELIFFRQNGQSTSVESNNGPLGFTGTRLGHGRTCPTQNLVDAFPMADGRKRGDSPTYAYSDANPYSNRDPRLDMTILHNGSTWLGTTLETWQGGTNNPANGADYSLTSYYSCKFMGKFEKASEYSSVYHLWVMFRYAEILLNFAEAENESVGPTVDVYDALYKLRDRAGIKRGNVTGYRYGLKQDMTKDEMREVIRNERRIELAFEEHRFYDIRRWRIAEQVFSKPLQGMQIVQSTGGFTYNRVDVLNVSFNTRNYLYPIPYSEVNKNRNMVQNPNWK, encoded by the coding sequence ATGAAAGCTAAACATTATATTTTCTTACTCCCGGCGGCATTTGCCGTTATACTCACATCGTGCATGGACGATTATGAGCCCCTGCCGGCCGATGAGTTCACCACCGACTATCTGTTCTCTACTACCGACTCGCTGGGCACACAGGCACGTCAGTACTTGAACAGTATCTATGATATTATGGAGAATGGCCACAACCGTGTGGGGGGTGACTATCTTGATGCCTCTACTGACGATGCCGTCAGCATCGACATGGATGGCGAACCCGATGTGTTGCGTTTGGCTACCGGGCGCTATACTGCCAGCAACCGTGTGAACAGTGACATGCGATGGGGTGAGTATTATACTGGTATTCGCAAGGTCAATGTACTTATATCAGGTATAGACCGTGTACCTTATCGCGCTACTTATCGCAATGCGTTGGGACAGACGCGCAATCTTGGAGTATCTTTCAAGGCTGAGGCTCGTTTTCTGCGTGCCTGGTTCTACTTCCAGTTGTTGCGCCGTTATGGCGGTGTGCCTATCGTGGGCGATAAGGTGTTTGATTTGAACGATGATATGGAACTGCCTCGCAACACCTTTGCTGAGTGTGTTGACTATATTGTGAAAGAGCTCGATGATATTCAGGATTCCCTACGTAGTGTGGGCACATTGACCAATCTGGCTGAGTTTGCCCATACTCCTACTAAACAAGCTTGTCAGGCTTTGAAGTCGCGTTTGTTGCTCTATGCAGCCAGTCCGCTGTTCAATGGCAATACTGTTGAGGCTGGCAATCCATTGGTGGGCTATCCCGACTATGACGCCAATCGCTGGAAGGTGGCTGCCGATGCTGCCCGCGATTTTATTAATGGCGCAGGTCATAAGGGTAAGGATAGTATCACTCTGACCGACGATGTACGTGACGTGTTCCTGAATTTCTATAGCTATGGTTCAAACCCCGAGCTCATTTTCTTCCGTCAGAACGGTCAGAGTACAAGTGTTGAGTCTAACAATGGCCCTCTTGGGTTTACTGGCACTCGTTTAGGACATGGCCGTACCTGTCCTACTCAGAATTTAGTTGATGCCTTCCCCATGGCCGACGGCCGTAAACGTGGTGACAGTCCTACCTATGCCTATAGTGATGCCAATCCTTACAGTAATCGTGATCCTCGGTTGGACATGACCATCCTCCACAATGGCAGCACATGGTTAGGCACTACCCTTGAAACCTGGCAGGGCGGAACCAATAATCCCGCCAATGGTGCCGACTATTCTCTCACCAGTTACTATTCGTGTAAGTTCATGGGTAAGTTCGAGAAAGCTAGTGAATACAGTTCTGTATATCATTTGTGGGTGATGTTCCGCTATGCCGAGATACTGCTGAACTTTGCTGAAGCCGAGAACGAAAGTGTAGGCCCTACGGTCGATGTTTACGATGCGCTATATAAATTGCGCGATCGTGCCGGCATCAAGCGAGGCAACGTTACGGGCTATCGCTATGGCTTGAAGCAGGACATGACTAAGGATGAGATGCGTGAGGTGATTCGCAATGAGCGCCGTATAGAATTGGCTTTCGAAGAGCACCGCTTCTATGACATTCGCCGTTGGCGTATTGCCGAGCAGGTGTTCAGCAAGCCTCTTCAGGGTATGCAGATTGTACAGTCCACAGGTGGCTTCACCTACAATCGTGTGGATGTGCTGAATGTCAGCTTCAACACTCGCAACTATCTCTATCCCATTCCCTATAGCGAAGTAAACAAGAACAGGAACATGGTTCAGAACCCTAATTGGAAATAG